In Alkalihalobacillus sp. FSL W8-0930, a single window of DNA contains:
- a CDS encoding D-alanyl-D-alanine carboxypeptidase family protein: MSKPAKQKVILGMMAASLALTIGLNPQQADAAVDIEASASILVDADSGKILFADNIDDQLPIASMTKMMSEYLILEAIDQGKISWDDEVSISDPVRTLSLQTELSNVPLRQDYSYTVKNLYQSMAIYSANASTIALAEHVAGSEADFVQLMNDKAGELGLESYNFVNSSGLNNSDLAGSHPEGTDANAENELSAKSVAQLAFHLINDYPEVLDTASIPELEFQAGEDETIQMENWNWMIPGVNPAHEYEGADGLKTGFTSAAGNSFTGTALRDDMRLITVVMGAVTRDDRFNETEKLLDYGFNNFQEAELLPEGYKPDGEDVIPVTGGKENEVSISTSSSLRAVIKNDEEELYVPEVTLSSELLNEDGEFVAPLEEGQEVGQVQLAYEGEEDVQYLYDNQSSSTPLVADQAVEKASWFTMSMRGIGSFFSGIWTSVSDTVTGWF, from the coding sequence TTGAGTAAGCCAGCAAAACAAAAAGTAATACTTGGAATGATGGCAGCATCGCTGGCATTAACAATTGGATTAAATCCTCAGCAAGCAGATGCAGCTGTTGATATTGAAGCATCAGCATCTATTTTAGTAGATGCCGATTCAGGAAAAATTTTATTCGCAGATAATATAGATGATCAACTACCTATTGCAAGTATGACTAAAATGATGAGTGAGTACTTAATTCTTGAAGCAATTGACCAAGGGAAAATTAGCTGGGATGATGAAGTAAGTATAAGTGATCCAGTGCGTACGTTATCTCTACAAACCGAGTTATCGAATGTTCCTTTAAGACAAGATTATTCTTACACAGTAAAAAATCTATATCAATCTATGGCTATTTATTCAGCTAATGCTTCTACGATTGCTTTAGCAGAGCATGTTGCTGGTAGTGAAGCTGACTTTGTACAGCTAATGAATGATAAAGCTGGAGAGCTTGGACTTGAAAGCTATAATTTTGTTAATTCAAGTGGCTTAAATAACAGCGATCTAGCTGGAAGTCACCCTGAGGGAACAGATGCAAATGCTGAAAATGAATTGTCTGCAAAATCTGTTGCTCAGCTTGCTTTCCACTTAATTAATGATTATCCAGAGGTTTTAGATACAGCCAGCATCCCTGAGCTAGAGTTCCAAGCTGGGGAAGATGAAACCATTCAAATGGAAAACTGGAACTGGATGATTCCAGGTGTAAACCCAGCTCATGAGTACGAAGGGGCAGACGGTCTTAAAACAGGATTTACATCCGCTGCAGGTAATTCTTTTACTGGAACGGCATTACGTGATGATATGCGTCTAATTACAGTTGTAATGGGAGCCGTTACACGTGATGATCGTTTTAATGAAACGGAAAAGCTACTTGATTATGGATTTAATAACTTCCAAGAGGCTGAACTCTTACCAGAAGGGTACAAGCCGGACGGGGAAGATGTGATTCCAGTAACTGGTGGTAAAGAGAACGAAGTATCGATCTCAACATCTAGTTCGCTTCGTGCAGTGATTAAAAATGACGAAGAAGAGTTATATGTTCCAGAGGTTACGTTATCTTCAGAGCTATTAAATGAAGATGGAGAGTTTGTCGCTCCACTTGAAGAAGGTCAGGAAGTTGGACAAGTTCAGCTAGCATATGAAGGCGAGGAAGATGTCCAATATCTTTATGATAATCAGTCTTCTTCTACTCCTTTAGTTGCTGATCAAGCTGTTGAAAAAGCTAGTTGGTTTACAATGAGCATGAGAGGGATTGGCAGCTTTTTCTCAGGAATCTGGACATCTGTTTCTGATACAGTCACAGGTTGGTTTTAA
- the pdxS gene encoding pyridoxal 5'-phosphate synthase lyase subunit PdxS, which translates to MSQTGTDLVKRGMAEMQKGGVIMDVVNAEQAKIAEAAGAVAVMALERVPSDIRAAGGVARMADLQIVEDVMNAVSIPVMAKARIGHIVEARVLESMGVDYIDESEVLTPADEVYHLYKRDYTVPFVCGARDLGEAARRIGEGASMIRTKGEPGTGNIVEAVRHMRMMQAQIKKVANMSTDELMTEAKNLGASYELLLEIKETGKLPVVNFAAGGVATPADAALMMQLGADGVFVGSGVFKSDSPEKFARAIVEATTHYTDYELIAKVSKGLGSAMPGLEISTLAPSDRMQERGW; encoded by the coding sequence ATGAGTCAAACAGGTACAGATCTAGTGAAACGTGGTATGGCTGAGATGCAAAAAGGCGGAGTAATCATGGATGTGGTTAACGCCGAACAAGCAAAGATTGCGGAAGCGGCTGGAGCGGTTGCTGTTATGGCACTTGAGCGTGTTCCTTCTGATATACGGGCAGCCGGAGGAGTAGCAAGAATGGCAGATCTACAAATTGTAGAGGATGTTATGAATGCTGTTTCGATTCCAGTTATGGCAAAAGCACGTATCGGTCATATTGTAGAAGCCCGTGTGCTTGAATCCATGGGAGTTGACTACATAGACGAGAGTGAAGTATTAACACCTGCTGATGAAGTCTATCATCTCTATAAACGTGATTACACCGTTCCATTTGTTTGTGGAGCGCGTGATTTAGGTGAAGCTGCTCGCCGCATTGGGGAAGGCGCATCAATGATTCGTACAAAGGGTGAGCCCGGTACAGGAAACATTGTGGAAGCTGTTCGTCATATGCGCATGATGCAGGCACAAATTAAAAAGGTTGCTAACATGTCTACTGACGAGTTAATGACTGAAGCTAAGAACTTAGGTGCTTCTTATGAGTTACTTTTAGAGATTAAAGAAACTGGAAAGCTTCCTGTTGTGAACTTTGCAGCCGGTGGCGTGGCCACTCCTGCTGATGCCGCTCTTATGATGCAGCTTGGCGCTGATGGTGTCTTTGTAGGATCTGGTGTCTTCAAATCAGATAGTCCTGAGAAATTCGCTCGAGCGATTGTTGAAGCGACGACTCATTATACAGATTATGAGTTGATTGCTAAAGTCTCTAAAGGACTTGGATCTGCAATGCCTGGTTTGGAGATTTCCACGCTTGCTCCTAGTGACCGTATGCAGGAGCGCGGCTGGTAA
- the pdxT gene encoding pyridoxal 5'-phosphate synthase glutaminase subunit PdxT, translating into MVKIGVLALQGAVREHVRSLEAEDTEVIIIKKATQLDEVDGLVFPGGESTTMRRLINQYDFFEPLRAFGQNGKPLFGTCAGLILMANEISGEDSAHLGFMDIKVQRNAFGRQRESFETTLDVKGVAEDLRAVFIRAPLIEEVGEQVEILSTYNGEIVAAKEGHYLTCSFHPELTDDFRLHRFFVTMVKEATQNRVR; encoded by the coding sequence ATGGTTAAGATTGGTGTGCTTGCTTTGCAAGGGGCTGTGCGGGAGCACGTGCGCAGCCTCGAGGCAGAGGATACAGAAGTCATTATCATAAAAAAGGCAACGCAGTTAGACGAAGTGGACGGTCTCGTTTTTCCTGGTGGAGAGAGCACAACGATGCGGCGTCTAATAAACCAATATGATTTTTTTGAACCATTAAGAGCTTTTGGTCAAAACGGGAAGCCGTTATTTGGTACGTGCGCAGGTCTTATTTTAATGGCAAATGAGATTAGTGGAGAAGATTCTGCTCATCTTGGTTTCATGGACATAAAGGTTCAGAGGAATGCATTTGGTCGCCAAAGGGAAAGCTTTGAAACAACGCTTGATGTAAAAGGTGTGGCCGAGGATCTACGAGCTGTATTCATTCGGGCTCCATTAATTGAAGAGGTTGGAGAACAAGTTGAGATCCTCTCCACATATAATGGAGAAATCGTTGCGGCGAAAGAAGGACATTATTTAACCTGTTCCTTTCATCCTGAATTAACAGATGATTTCCGTTTGCATCGTTTTTTTGTTACAATGGTAAAAGAAGCAACTCAAAATAGAGTGAGATAA
- the serS gene encoding serine--tRNA ligase — protein sequence MLDVKQLRKELDTVKERLATRGGEHEGLNQFETLDSERRALIVETEELKSRRNQVSQEVAKIKREKGDADALIQEMKQVSDNIKALDEKLFQVDEQLDEILSTLPNLPHESVPVGATEEENEELKRWGDIREFTFDPKPHWDLATDLGIVDFERAAKVTGSRFVYYRGMGARLERALINFMMDLHADEHGYEEILPPYMVNRDSMFATGQLPKFEEDAFKIREEDYFLIPTAEVPVTNLYRDEIIAGDTLPLRYAAYSACFRSEAGSAGRDTRGLIRQHQFNKVEMLHFCKPEDSYAELEKMTENAERVLQLLDLPYRVLTLCTGDMGFTAAKTYDLEVWLPSYGEYREISSCSNVEGFQARRANIRFRREAKGKAEHVHTLNGSGLAVGRTVAAILENYQQEDGTIAIPEVLQPYMGGKTII from the coding sequence ATGTTAGATGTTAAGCAATTACGAAAAGAACTTGATACAGTAAAGGAAAGACTAGCTACACGTGGTGGTGAGCACGAAGGACTAAATCAATTTGAAACATTGGACAGCGAGCGTCGTGCGCTAATTGTTGAGACAGAAGAACTAAAAAGCCGTCGTAACCAGGTATCACAAGAGGTAGCAAAAATTAAACGTGAGAAGGGCGATGCAGATGCGCTGATTCAAGAAATGAAACAAGTATCTGATAACATTAAGGCACTTGATGAAAAGCTTTTCCAAGTAGATGAGCAATTAGATGAAATTCTATCTACGTTGCCAAACCTGCCTCACGAAAGTGTGCCGGTTGGTGCCACAGAGGAAGAGAACGAGGAGTTAAAAAGATGGGGCGACATTCGCGAGTTTACATTTGATCCGAAACCGCACTGGGATCTGGCAACAGACCTTGGTATCGTTGATTTTGAGCGTGCAGCAAAGGTAACTGGAAGCCGTTTTGTTTATTATCGTGGAATGGGCGCTCGACTTGAACGTGCATTAATTAATTTTATGATGGATCTTCATGCAGATGAGCACGGCTATGAAGAAATTCTTCCTCCTTACATGGTGAATCGTGATAGCATGTTTGCAACAGGGCAGCTTCCTAAGTTTGAAGAGGATGCATTTAAAATTCGTGAAGAGGATTACTTCTTAATTCCAACTGCAGAGGTCCCGGTAACAAACTTATACCGTGATGAGATCATTGCAGGGGATACGTTGCCCCTTCGTTATGCTGCATACAGTGCATGCTTCCGCTCAGAAGCAGGATCTGCAGGACGTGATACACGTGGACTTATTCGTCAGCACCAATTCAATAAGGTTGAAATGCTTCACTTCTGTAAACCAGAGGACTCTTATGCTGAGCTTGAAAAAATGACGGAGAATGCAGAGAGGGTGCTTCAGCTTCTTGATCTTCCATACCGTGTATTAACGCTATGTACAGGAGATATGGGCTTCACAGCTGCAAAAACATACGATCTTGAAGTATGGCTACCGAGCTACGGTGAGTATCGTGAAATCTCTTCTTGTAGTAATGTGGAAGGCTTCCAGGCACGTCGTGCAAATATTCGCTTCAGACGTGAGGCTAAAGGGAAAGCAGAGCACGTTCATACATTAAACGGTTCTGGTCTTGCAGTTGGACGTACAGTGGCTGCCATCCTTGAAAATTATCAGCAAGAGGACGGCACGATTGCAATCCCGGAAGTGTTACAGCCTTACATGGGTGGAAAAACAATAATCTAA
- a CDS encoding carbon-nitrogen family hydrolase: protein MRYAICQTALVPGNPQSNYKLIEQWMHTVMNAEEKPDILVLPEMWTTAYTLPDLPKLAEHHLETTLPFLQRLAKRYDVHVIGGSVANQRDGGIYNTALVVNKKGELVYEYDKAHLVPMLNEPAYLTEGGTLGHVFELDGVKMGVMICYDLRFPELARSLALEGAQVLHIVAEWPEARTTHWQALQVARAIENQCYVVSSNVIGTHDGVEFAGSSMVIDPWGNILAQAGKDKEETLLISLELNQVPKVREDVPVFSSRRSDLY from the coding sequence ATGAGATATGCGATTTGTCAGACTGCCCTTGTACCTGGTAACCCGCAGTCTAATTATAAGTTGATCGAACAATGGATGCATACAGTCATGAATGCAGAAGAGAAGCCAGACATTCTGGTACTCCCTGAAATGTGGACGACTGCTTATACATTACCTGATTTGCCGAAGCTTGCAGAGCATCATCTTGAAACCACTCTTCCTTTTTTGCAGCGTCTGGCAAAACGATACGATGTTCATGTAATCGGTGGGTCTGTCGCTAATCAAAGAGATGGTGGTATCTACAATACAGCCCTTGTTGTAAATAAAAAGGGTGAACTTGTTTATGAATACGATAAGGCTCATCTAGTTCCTATGTTAAATGAGCCGGCTTACCTGACAGAAGGCGGAACGCTTGGCCATGTGTTTGAGCTTGATGGCGTTAAAATGGGGGTAATGATTTGTTACGACCTGCGTTTTCCGGAGTTAGCCAGGTCTCTGGCGTTAGAAGGCGCACAGGTCCTGCATATTGTTGCAGAATGGCCTGAGGCGAGAACGACACATTGGCAAGCACTACAAGTAGCAAGGGCAATTGAGAACCAATGCTACGTTGTTTCAAGTAATGTAATTGGAACACATGATGGAGTTGAATTTGCAGGTTCCTCTATGGTGATTGATCCATGGGGAAATATTCTAGCACAGGCTGGTAAAGATAAAGAAGAAACCCTTCTTATTTCTTTAGAACTTAATCAGGTTCCAAAGGTAAGAGAAGATGTTCCCGTCTTTTCGAGTCGAAGGTCAGATCTTTACTAA
- a CDS encoding NRAMP family divalent metal transporter, with protein sequence MSNQSLPQTPMSERERKKFLRGAIFLMATSSIGPAFLTQTSLFTQQFMASFAFAIVASIIIDIGAQLNIWRVISVSGLRGQEIAGKVLPGLGIFVAILMVFGGFAFNIGNVAGAGLGINVLFGLPVEVGAIITAVLAIIIFLVRNAMRVVDWVMQVLGIIMIVMVGYVMFSTSPPLQEVLVKAVLPDNFNALLLPIVTLVGGTVGGYISFAGGHRLIDAGVVGQENVGFVSRAANYGILTTGLMRVFLFLAVLGVVTLGYTLDEGNPAATVFQVALGDIGYKMFGIVLFAAAISSVIGCAYTSISFLRSFHPFFEKYNSMIIAVFIAISTVIFVFIGRPVALLVIAGALNALILPVVLTTILIASRKKSIVGDYRHPSWLIVFGIIAIIVTIGAGYISFGALLDLWTG encoded by the coding sequence ATGTCAAACCAATCGCTGCCTCAGACACCCATGAGTGAACGTGAGCGCAAGAAGTTTTTACGAGGTGCGATCTTTTTAATGGCTACCTCCTCTATTGGACCAGCCTTTTTGACGCAAACATCCTTGTTTACGCAACAATTTATGGCGAGCTTTGCATTTGCTATTGTTGCTTCTATTATCATCGATATTGGTGCGCAGCTTAACATTTGGCGGGTCATATCAGTATCTGGCTTACGAGGTCAGGAAATCGCAGGCAAGGTGTTACCTGGTCTCGGTATCTTTGTAGCCATTCTTATGGTATTTGGTGGATTTGCCTTTAACATCGGAAACGTTGCTGGAGCGGGTCTAGGAATTAATGTTCTTTTCGGCTTACCTGTTGAGGTAGGTGCCATCATCACTGCGGTGCTCGCAATTATTATTTTTCTAGTTCGAAATGCCATGCGTGTTGTGGACTGGGTGATGCAGGTTCTTGGAATCATTATGATTGTTATGGTTGGATATGTGATGTTTAGTACAAGCCCGCCGCTGCAAGAAGTGCTAGTAAAGGCCGTTTTACCGGATAACTTTAACGCGCTCTTACTCCCTATTGTAACGCTAGTTGGTGGAACGGTGGGAGGATACATCTCATTTGCCGGGGGGCACCGATTGATTGATGCAGGGGTTGTTGGTCAGGAGAACGTAGGTTTTGTTAGCCGTGCAGCAAACTATGGCATCTTAACAACCGGATTGATGAGGGTCTTTCTTTTTCTAGCTGTTCTAGGTGTAGTGACGCTTGGGTATACGCTAGACGAGGGTAACCCTGCTGCAACGGTGTTCCAAGTAGCTCTTGGAGATATTGGATATAAGATGTTCGGGATTGTGCTATTCGCTGCAGCCATCAGTTCTGTTATCGGCTGTGCGTATACAAGCATTTCCTTTCTACGATCCTTCCATCCATTTTTCGAGAAGTATAACAGTATGATCATTGCCGTCTTTATTGCGATATCTACAGTCATCTTTGTTTTCATTGGACGTCCGGTCGCTTTGTTAGTCATTGCAGGTGCTCTCAATGCACTGATCTTACCTGTTGTCTTAACAACGATCTTAATCGCTTCTCGTAAAAAATCAATTGTAGGCGATTATCGCCATCCAAGTTGGTTGATTGTGTTTGGTATCATTGCCATCATCGTAACAATAGGTGCAGGGTACATCTCATTTGGTGCACTACTTGATTTATGGACAGGTTGA
- a CDS encoding dipeptide ABC transporter ATP-binding protein has product MAQELLKVNDLKQHFPIKGGMLGRTVNHVKAVDGVSFAIKEGETVSIVGESGCGKSTTGRAILRLDEPTSGEIEFQGKDLLSISKSEMRKMRKDLQIIFQDPYASINPRQTVRQILEEAMEIQNAVPKKERENRIKELMDTVGLGPHQIDRYPHEFSGGQRQRIGIARALSVDPKLIVCDEAVSALDVSIQAQVINLLKKLQRELKLTYLFISHDLGVVRHISDRVIVMYLGRIVEIGDKKSVFDQSQHPYTKALLSAIPVPDPTNKPNRIILKGDVPSPIDPPAGCRFHTRCPFATDKCRTETPELRTTDYLKDGHMAACHYMEEIEQGKRKPAYT; this is encoded by the coding sequence ATGGCACAAGAACTACTCAAGGTTAATGATCTTAAGCAGCACTTCCCGATCAAGGGAGGAATGCTTGGTCGTACAGTTAACCATGTTAAAGCAGTAGATGGTGTTTCCTTTGCAATTAAGGAAGGAGAAACCGTTAGTATTGTTGGTGAGTCTGGTTGTGGTAAATCGACCACGGGTCGTGCTATCCTACGTCTGGATGAACCAACAAGTGGAGAAATTGAATTCCAAGGGAAAGACCTTCTTTCCATTAGTAAGTCTGAGATGCGTAAAATGCGTAAAGATCTACAGATCATTTTCCAAGATCCGTATGCATCGATTAACCCGCGTCAAACAGTCAGACAAATACTTGAAGAAGCGATGGAAATTCAAAATGCCGTTCCTAAGAAAGAACGCGAGAACCGTATTAAAGAATTAATGGATACAGTAGGTCTTGGGCCACACCAAATTGACCGCTATCCGCATGAGTTTAGTGGTGGACAAAGACAGCGTATCGGTATTGCCCGCGCGTTATCTGTAGATCCAAAGCTCATCGTTTGTGATGAAGCCGTATCTGCATTGGATGTATCCATTCAAGCACAGGTAATTAACTTGTTGAAAAAGCTTCAGCGCGAGCTAAAGCTAACGTATCTTTTCATTTCGCATGATCTAGGTGTGGTACGCCACATTTCAGATCGCGTCATCGTTATGTATCTTGGACGTATTGTAGAGATTGGTGATAAGAAGTCTGTATTCGATCAATCACAGCACCCTTACACAAAAGCCTTACTATCTGCCATTCCTGTTCCAGATCCAACAAACAAACCAAATCGTATTATCCTAAAAGGGGATGTACCTTCACCGATCGATCCACCTGCAGGCTGCCGTTTCCACACTCGTTGCCCGTTTGCAACAGACAAGTGTCGTACAGAAACGCCTGAATTGCGCACAACAGATTACCTTAAAGATGGTCATATGGCTGCGTGTCACTACATGGAAGAGATCGAACAAGGAAAACGTAAGCCCGCTTACACATAA
- a CDS encoding ABC transporter ATP-binding protein — protein sequence MGNESIIKIRDLRTSFFTQGMEVRAVDGVTFDVPKGKTLGIVGESGSGKSISAMSILRLIQKPGKIVGGEIEFKGEDLTSKSESAMRKIRGNEISMIFQEPMTSLNPVYTVGQQIGESFRIHEKLGKKEAIKKSIEMLKLVGIPSPEKRVHQYPFELSGGMRQRVMIAMALACNPDLLIADEPTTALDVTIQAQILELMKDLQNRLGMSIIMITHDLGVVAETCDYVAVMYCGKVVEYASVEELFANPRHPYTVGLLESLPRHDVDVEGEDLSVIKGSVPSPANMPTGCRFAPRCPHASEICNTLPDLEVDENGNQIRCWIYSDKWDGDPEVKVHGTRTTQG from the coding sequence ATGGGTAATGAATCTATAATTAAAATCCGTGATCTTCGCACCTCGTTTTTCACTCAAGGTATGGAGGTTCGTGCTGTTGATGGTGTGACCTTTGACGTACCAAAAGGCAAAACCCTTGGTATTGTTGGTGAATCTGGCTCTGGTAAAAGTATCTCAGCTATGTCGATTCTACGATTAATTCAAAAACCAGGGAAAATTGTTGGTGGGGAAATTGAGTTTAAAGGCGAGGATTTAACAAGCAAAAGTGAAAGTGCGATGCGTAAAATTCGTGGAAATGAAATCTCGATGATTTTCCAAGAACCAATGACATCACTTAATCCCGTTTATACGGTAGGGCAACAAATTGGGGAGTCTTTCCGTATTCATGAAAAGCTAGGTAAAAAAGAAGCAATCAAGAAATCAATTGAAATGTTAAAGCTGGTTGGTATTCCATCTCCAGAAAAACGTGTTCATCAATATCCATTTGAATTATCAGGTGGAATGCGTCAGCGTGTGATGATCGCGATGGCTCTTGCCTGTAATCCTGATCTTTTAATTGCTGATGAGCCTACTACAGCACTTGATGTAACGATTCAAGCTCAAATTCTTGAATTAATGAAAGACTTACAAAATCGTCTTGGTATGTCTATCATCATGATCACACATGATCTTGGTGTCGTAGCAGAAACCTGTGATTATGTAGCCGTTATGTACTGCGGTAAGGTTGTTGAATATGCAAGCGTAGAGGAGCTTTTTGCGAATCCACGTCATCCATATACTGTTGGATTACTTGAATCCCTTCCTCGTCACGACGTTGATGTAGAAGGTGAAGATCTTTCCGTTATTAAAGGATCTGTTCCAAGTCCGGCTAACATGCCAACTGGTTGTCGTTTTGCACCACGTTGCCCACATGCAAGTGAGATCTGCAACACGTTACCAGACTTAGAAGTAGATGAAAACGGAAATCAAATACGCTGCTGGATCTACTCTGATAAGTGGGACGGCGATCCGGAGGTGAAGGTTCATGGCACAAGAACTACTCAAGGTTAA
- the nikB gene encoding nickel ABC transporter permease, translated as MLTFIIRRLIQTIPVLLGVTIITFSLIHLIPGDPAQILAGEAASGDQVEQMRERLGLNESLPTQYFNYLKDVVTLDFGTSIRNGRPVGDEIGARFWVTVELALYSTIFSIILGMIAGIISATKRYSFADTGIMIIALFGLSMPNFWMGLMLIQYFSINLGWFASSGWGTWQQIVLPVVTLGTTGAAIIARMTRSSMLEVIGQDYIRTARAKGVKERYVIYQHALKNAMIPVVTVVGLQFGSLLGGTVLAESVFAINGMGRLIIDSIRARDFPIVQGTVLVVSLLFVLVNLVVDIAYKLLNKRVDVD; from the coding sequence ATGTTAACCTTCATCATCAGACGTCTCATTCAAACGATTCCTGTTTTACTTGGCGTAACGATTATTACATTCAGCTTAATTCATCTAATCCCTGGTGACCCTGCGCAAATCCTTGCCGGAGAAGCAGCATCGGGAGACCAAGTGGAACAGATGAGAGAACGCTTAGGTTTAAATGAATCATTGCCTACACAATATTTTAATTATTTAAAAGATGTTGTCACTCTTGATTTTGGTACATCCATTCGTAACGGAAGACCCGTTGGCGATGAGATTGGTGCCAGGTTTTGGGTAACCGTAGAGCTTGCTTTATATAGTACAATTTTTAGTATCATCTTAGGTATGATTGCTGGAATCATCTCTGCTACAAAGCGTTACAGCTTCGCAGATACAGGAATTATGATCATTGCTTTATTTGGTCTGTCTATGCCTAACTTCTGGATGGGTCTTATGCTCATTCAATACTTCTCTATTAACCTAGGATGGTTCGCATCTTCTGGTTGGGGAACATGGCAACAAATTGTTCTTCCAGTAGTCACACTTGGAACAACCGGTGCTGCAATCATAGCCCGTATGACACGTTCCAGTATGCTTGAAGTCATTGGTCAGGATTACATACGTACGGCCCGTGCTAAAGGGGTTAAAGAACGTTATGTCATTTATCAACATGCACTTAAAAATGCAATGATTCCTGTTGTTACAGTAGTTGGACTTCAGTTCGGTTCACTACTTGGAGGAACGGTACTTGCTGAGTCGGTTTTCGCAATTAACGGAATGGGTCGTTTAATTATTGATTCGATTCGTGCACGTGACTTCCCTATTGTTCAAGGAACCGTTCTTGTTGTTTCTCTATTATTTGTCCTTGTAAACTTAGTTGTTGATATAGCATACAAACTGTTAAACAAACGAGTCGACGTCGACTGA
- a CDS encoding ABC transporter permease: MQEQQPPNQYAPAPVENPRVKSMKSFFKRLARNKPAMVGAFLIVFLMIVALIGPYFTTLEPNAQDYSVKLEGPSADHWLGTDHHGRDIFTRIIHGMSLTFYVGFSSVALGSIVGTIFGVISGYYGGRLDTLIMRITDVLLAFPGILLALAIVSVLGPSMNNVIIAVALFSVPVFARIARGSALTVRKLEYVDAVKALGASDFRIIFKHILPNITSPLIVQATLSIATAILTAAGLSFLGLGAQPPTPEWGAMLADGRNYMYDAGHVALFPGLAIVLVVLAFNIFGDGLRDALDPKLRD, encoded by the coding sequence ATGCAAGAACAACAACCACCCAATCAATATGCGCCGGCTCCTGTCGAAAACCCTCGGGTTAAAAGCATGAAGAGCTTTTTTAAGCGTTTAGCTCGTAATAAACCGGCTATGGTTGGAGCTTTCTTAATTGTCTTTTTAATGATCGTAGCATTGATTGGTCCATACTTTACAACGCTTGAACCAAATGCTCAAGATTACTCTGTAAAATTAGAAGGACCCTCTGCTGACCATTGGTTAGGCACTGACCACCATGGTCGAGATATCTTTACACGTATTATCCACGGAATGAGCTTAACCTTCTATGTAGGGTTCTCATCTGTCGCACTTGGTTCCATTGTCGGAACAATCTTTGGTGTAATTTCAGGTTATTATGGCGGACGACTCGATACCCTTATTATGCGTATCACCGATGTTCTGCTTGCATTCCCAGGAATCCTACTTGCTCTTGCGATTGTATCTGTGCTCGGACCTTCCATGAATAATGTAATCATTGCGGTTGCGTTGTTCTCTGTACCAGTATTCGCTAGGATTGCCCGTGGCTCTGCCTTAACTGTTCGTAAGCTTGAATATGTTGATGCCGTAAAAGCCTTAGGTGCCAGTGATTTCCGAATTATCTTTAAACATATTTTACCGAATATCACATCACCACTGATTGTACAAGCAACATTAAGTATTGCCACAGCCATTCTAACAGCTGCTGGACTTTCATTCCTTGGACTGGGTGCTCAGCCTCCAACTCCTGAATGGGGAGCCATGCTTGCAGATGGTCGAAACTACATGTACGATGCTGGCCACGTAGCGCTCTTCCCTGGACTTGCCATTGTTCTTGTTGTTTTAGCATTTAATATATTTGGTGATGGATTACGTGACGCGCTTGATCCAAAGCTTAGAGATTAG